In Lodderomyces elongisporus chromosome 2, complete sequence, the following proteins share a genomic window:
- the TSR2 gene encoding rRNA accumulation- protein (BUSCO:EOG09264ZDJ), which yields MTSIDTTEFVEVEHGTLKFENETQQAKFELGVCMAVYKWDELATAVENSWGGANSAEKRDWISGIVIDLFTESKAVDVQLIEETLLYAMVDEFDTEVDNDSALEIAALVMKFYKEVAERRYNLIDELYAKWLEKGQNKSSAPVKVEEDPNNPDSDDDDDEEEEEEEEEEQRQHIHSSGDAMEVDTEPSSRNQPIVDDDGFELVTKGRRR from the coding sequence ATGACATCAATAGACACTACTGAGTTTGTTGAAGTCGAACACGGTACACTcaagtttgaaaatgaGACACAACAGGCAAAATTCGAGTTAGGTGTATGCATGGCAGTCTACAAGTGGGATGAGTTAGCAACCGCAGTGGAAAATTCATGGGGTGGAGCCAACTCGGCTGAAAAAAGAGACTGGATCAGTGGTATAGTAATTGACTTGTTCACGGAATCCAAGGCCGTTGATGTACAATTAATAGAGGAAACTTTGCTTTATGCCATGGTGGATGAATTTGACACTGAAGTCGATAATGATTCTGCTTTAGAAATTGCTGCATTGGTGATGAAGTTTTACAAAGAAGTTGCTGAGCGAAGGTACAACTTGATCGATGAATTATATGCAAAATGGTTGGAGAAAggacaaaataaaagttcAGCACCGGTgaaagttgaagaagatcCTAATAATCCAGATtccgatgacgatgatgacgaggaagaggaagaggaagaggaagaggagcAACGCCAACATATACATAGCTCTGGTGATGCAATGGAGGTGGACACAGAGCCCAGCCTGCGTAATCAACCAAtcgttgatgatgatggatTCGAGTTGGTaacaaaaggaagaagaaggtaa
- the ORC1 gene encoding Origin recognition complex, subunit 1 — MSSTITNGIKGWDYTQSSEQDGERQTRTRRRADKKSSVSDEIVLRRQSDQLEVKTGSTILVSSGDSTSIAIIKEIRFGINQFIEVFVIWFCTKDEVEQIPQDVDVVNNEIFLTPYLDEIQLGNIINKVTVLPVKDFEGIVIDESTKDTTFMCRRATNEKEKITEPFDFGDMMQNFHKNADQFVDVVKKMLFNRKKLQEQPQKQQQQQEEEKVSDEMGNKKGGAIRKQKRKHEEIESNDDAVDTPQLEEIEESDLNSSESAVVESSSSSSEEEVKSDESDASDFERESSSTLKSKTKSRTEGTRGSGRGGSRGGSRGNSRGGGRGGGPAFINRKSPLKKAKTIITAPDLEAETHSEQTPIDEIYSIVTPKKKMRIIANQSPLPSFTSPTKKGSLLDPKSEAFHQLKQKLHTSHRLDALPGREDEFMAIWANLESAINEGSGCCVYVSGVPGMGKTATIKEIIRQMTEVADMGEMRKFSFLEINGLKLLSSTAAYGMLWQHISGDRVTDSNAAVLLEEYFKNDKPKEPLVVLMDELDQVAQKQQNVMYNFFNWPTYSTSSLIVIAVANTMDLPERMLSNKISSRMGLRRIQFKGYSFHQLGDIIRHRLSSLVKHSKYKVTIVDDAIGFAARKVAGVSGDARRALNICKRAVEIAEQEFSKQESDNYAVTTQHISMAIVESVKSPLAQYIKSLPFGAKLVLAALLKRMRRSGFAEIPLGDIIEEMKNMMVMTTSNPFETDTTMHDILYAKESLSRIYNFDYVLASLVDAGLISQQNAASERKRLLMLSVSEEEVVSAMKRDNEISQYL, encoded by the coding sequence ATGAGCAGCACCATCACCAACGGCATCAAAGGATGGGACTATACCCAGTCAAGCGAGCAAGATGGGGAGAGACAAACTAGGACTCGAAGAAGAGCTGACAAGAAGAGTAGTGTTTCTGATGAGATTGTTTTGCGACGACAACTGGATCAATTGGAAGTAAAAACTGGGTCAACCATTTTGGTATCTTCCGGAGACTCGACATCAATTGCAATTATCAAAGAAATCAGATTTGGTATTAATCAGTTTATCGAAGTATTTGTAATCTGGTTCTGTACAAAAGATGAAGTAGAACAGATCCCGCAAGATGTCGATGTGGTCAACAATGAAATTTTTCTTACACCTTACCTCGACGAAATCCAATTGGGAAATATAATCAATAAAGTCACAGTGCTTCCAGTAAAGGATTTCGAAGGAATAGTTATAGACGaatcaacaaaagataCGACATTTATGTGTCGACGAGccacaaatgaaaaagagaaaataacaGAACCGTTTGATTTTGGAGACATGATGCAGAATTTCCACAAAAATGCCGatcaatttgttgatgttgttaaGAAAATGCTTTTCAATAGGAAAAAGTTGCAAGAACAACcacagaaacaacaacaacaacaagaggaagagaaagtaCTGGATGAAATGGGAAACAAGAAAGGTGGAGCTAtaagaaagcaaaagagaaagcaCGAGGAAATCGAGTCTAACGATGATGCAGTGGACACACCCCAATTagaagaaatagaagagTCAGATCTTAACTCACTGGAGTCGGCAGTGGTtgaatcatcatcatcatcatcagagGAGGAAGTCAAACTGGATGAAAGTGATGCTTCCGATTTTGAGCGAGAATCGTCATCGACTTTAAAGAGCAAAACTAAATCACGAACAGAGGGCACACGTGGTAGTGGACGTGGTGGTAGTCGTGGTGGTAGTCGTGGAAATAGTCGTGGTGGTGGACGTGGTGGTGGACCTGCTTTTATAAACCGCAAGTCACCATTGAAAAAGGCTAAAACAATAATCACTGCTCCCGATCTAGAAGCTGAAACTCATTCAGAGCAAACACCAATAGACGAAATATACTCCATTGTTacaccaaagaaaaaaatgagaatCATTGCAAATCAAAGTCCTCTACCTTCATTTACATCACCTACAAAGAAAGGTCTGTTACTTGATCCCAAGTCGGAAGCTTTCCATCAActtaaacaaaaattacacACTTCACATCGTTTGGATGCCCTTCCAGGCCGAGAAGATGAATTTATGGCAATTTGGGCCAATCTTGAAAGCGCAATAAACGAAGGGAGCGGGTGTTGTGTATACGTGAGTGGTGTTCCGGGGATGGGGAAAACAGCAACAATCAAGGAAATAATCCGTCAAATGACAGAAGTGGCCGATATGGGTGAAATGCGGAAATTCAGTTTCTTGGAAATCAATGGATTGAAACTTTTGTCGTCAACAGCAGCATATGGTATGCTTTGGCAGCATATAAGTGGCGATCGAGTTACTGATAGTAATGCTGCTGTTTTGTTGGAAGAATATTTCAAAAACGATAAACCAAAGGAACCACTAGTTGTGCTCATGGATGAATTGGACCAGGTTGCACAAAAGCAACAGAATGTCAtgtacaatttttttaattggCCCACGTATAGTACTTCGAGCTTGATTGTTATTGCTGTTGCAAACACAATGGATTTGCCTGAAAGAATGCTTTCCAATAAAATCTCATCTAGAATGGGGTTGCGCAGAATCCAGTTTAAAGGATATTCTTTCCATCAACTAGGAGACATCATTAGACATCGGCTAAGCAGCCTTGTTAAGCATAGCAAGTATAAAGTAACCATAGTTGATGATGCAATTGGTTTTGCTGCTAGAAaagttgctggtgttaGTGGTGATGCAAGACGGGCATTGAATATATGCAAAAGAGCAGTTGAGATTGCCGAGCAAgagttttcaaaacaagaaCTGGATAATTATGCTGTGACTACTCAGCACATATCGATGGCCATAGTTGAGAGTGTTAAGTCTCCACTTGCACAATACATCAAGTCGTTGCCATTTGGTGCGAAATTGGTGCTTGCAGCATTGTTGAAGCGAATGAGACGTAGTGGGTTTGCCGAGATACCTCTTGGTGATATAATTGAGGAGATGAAGAATATGATGGTCATGACCACTTCTAACCCGTTTGAGACAGATACTACAATGCATGATATCTTGTATGCTAAAGAAAGTCTTTCAAGAATATACAACTTTGACTATGTCTTGGCGTCTCTTGTTGATGCCGGATTGATAAGCCAACAGAATGCAGCAAgcgaaagaaaaagactaTTGATGTTAAGTGTtagtgaagaagaagtggtTTCTGCAATGAAGCGAGACAATGAGATTTCTCAATATTTATAG
- the SPG1 gene encoding septum-promoting GTP-binding protein 1 (BUSCO:EOG092644X6), whose translation MEADDYNQEQSEEQNQVSLKIGLIGDSQIGKTSLMVKYVEGSFDEDYIQTLGVNFMDKRIQIRNTTIMFSIWDLGGQKEFINMLPLVSNDAVAILFMFDLTRKSTLNSIKEWYRQVRGFNKTAIPFLVGTKYDQFIDLPFQDQIEITQQAKKFGAAMKAPVIFCSTSHSINVQKIFKIILSKAFDIRLNLEEIVNVGEPILIFK comes from the exons ATGGAAGCAGATGATTATAATCAAGAACAAAGCGAAGAGCAGAACCA GGTGTCGCTAAAAATTGGACTCATAGGAGACTCTCAAATTGGCAAGACCTCACTAATGGTGAAATACGTTGAAGGGTCATTTGACGAAGATTACATTCAAACTTTAGGAGTAAATTTCATGGATAAACGAATACAGATACGCAACACTACAATAATGTTTTCTATTTGGGATTTGGGTggacaaaaagaatttatCAATATGCTACCGCTAGTTTCCAATGATGCTGTTGCAATTCTATTTATGTTTGATCTAACACGTAAATCGACATTGAATTCGATAAAGGAGTGGTACAGACAAGTACGAGGGTTCAACAAGACTGCCATCCCATTTCTAGTGGGCACCAAGTATGATCAGTTTATAGACCTACCATTCCAGGACCAAATCGAAATAACACAACAGGCCAAGAAATTCGGCGCCGCAATGAAAGCCCCAGTAATTTTCTGTTCTACAAGCCACTCTATAAACGTACAAAAGATATTCAAGATTATATTGTCAAAGGCATTCGACATTAGGTTGAACTTGGAGGAGATTGTTAATGTTGGTGAACCTATATTGATATTTAAGTAG
- the ROT1 gene encoding Reversal of tor2 lethality, producing MLKQFLISIFALATFVAADPSMEELEGTWTSKSNTVFTGPGFYDPVEELLIEPDLPGISYSFTKDGHYEEALYRVVSNPKNHSCPVASVTYQHGTYEIASNGSVMLTPIAVDGRQLLSDPCNQDDPNVSTYSRYVQSTYFKTYQKYVDPYHGRWTLQIYQFDGSKMQPLYLAYKPPLMLPTYALNPTDAASETDSELNDDDSSKSNSKSRRSRIKRSLENQYRTNAIRQTHDESMDKYWWFSVACLGLGSAYMFLK from the coding sequence ATGCTAAAACAGTTTCTCATACTGATATTCGCCTTGGCTACTTTTGTAGCAGCAGATCCGCTGATGGAAGAATTGGAAGGCACATGGACCTCGAAATCAAACACTGTGTTCACTGGCCCTGGGTTCTACGACCCAGTGGAAGAACTCTTGATTGAACCAGACTTGCCAGGAATCTCATACTCCTTCACCAAAGACGGACACTACGAAGAAGCATTGTATAGGGTTGTCTCCAACCCCAAAAACCATTCATGTCCCGTTGCTTCCGTAACCTACCAACACGGAACATACGAAATCGCTAGCAACGGTTCAGTTATGCTAACACCAATCGCCGTTGATGGAAGACAGTTGTTGAGCGACCCATGCAACCAAGACGACCCAAACGTATCAACTTATAGTAGATATGTTCAATCAACATACTTTAAAACATACCAAAAGTACGTTGACCCATACCACGGAAGATGGACCTTACAAATTTACCAATTCGACGGAAGCAAAATGCAACCATTATATTTGGCCTACAAGCCCCCATTAATGTTGCCCACCTATGCATTAAACCCCACTGATGCTGCCTCAGAGACAGACTCTGAATTGAATGATGACGACAGCAGCAAGAGCAATTCCAAatcaagaagaagcaggATCAAGAGATCATTGGAGAACCAGTATAGAACTAATGCCATTAGACAAACCCACGACGAGTCGATGGACAAGTACTGGTGGTTTAGCGTTGCATGCTTAGGATTGGGATCAGCTTACATGTTTTTAAAgtaa
- the HGC1 gene encoding cyclin: MMMNVTRPLTPQSIKSDQQSKSRFPLDQNSLLQQQQQQQPKTFQQVQYPQELYESELHIHEQALQEYSLDVRDTMLQLLEISKPNISLYKQQPYLTFAIRLKLVDFLLKMSVRLKVLPFVFFKAVKLFDRYCSKRVVLLDQAQLIITTCLWITSKMVGGNNHFVNLNNLERIGAHNFKTISDLGFGAGGKFIGPTERFRMPKLHELVKLCGVKCKYDQGMFKQMEVHVLNTLEWNLNDPSIEEFIVASHEFSILEQQHSSGGYSQNNNGEGCNNGGVVVVFGNYGGELFKVKEYLSYAALYNSELIDVNSLELGQVALDLINEVFNIDESSPNYQVLNSDCDNVLSFDQLRYNFIKRNLVKAVLDSSDFLLNLFDFSAPQFLYQSISIRYKSSGQQHSLFTEGAPLLAPLSVPIFQNQYHSSRSSSVSSTESTVPRSTTPATTCSNSSMLPPPPQQQQINYQNPNQNQNHNNNNNNSCAPSQFNFTSDVSSMPTPVIPYAVTQQRSLFQTSTPPSSAKRSIPAPYQLNNNLSSTMIPVSLPLPRQYQQQQQQQQQQQQQQQQQQQQQQHLQSTANKFHKCNSFAHSQWRNTPEPLVGLNIRWNTSQSSVTSSMSNTYECSNSDKFDKFDKFDKFDVFDKPHASMMNQGSVSGRSDSVGSAATSMNDNESPVMLTKKLRTSINQSREMKGAW, from the coding sequence agcaacaacaacaacagcaaccaaAAACTTTCCAACAGGTTCAGTATCCACAAGAATTGTATGAGTCTGAGCTCCATATCCACGAGCAAGCACTACAAGAATATAGCCTAGATGTCAGAGACACAATGCTTCAACTTTTGGAGATTAGCAAACCAAACATTTCCCTATACAAGCAGCAACCATACCTTACATTTGCCATTAGATTGAAACTTGTCGATTTCTTACTCAAAATGTCTGTGAGACTCAAGGTTCTCCCgtttgtgtttttcaaaGCAGTGAAGCTCTTTGACAGGTATTGTTCCAAAAGAGTGGTGTTGCTCGACCAGGCTCAATTGATCATTACTACATGTTTATGGATCACCAGTAAAATGGTTGGTGGCAACAACCATTTTGTCAACTTGAACAACCTTGAAAGAATAGGCGCACACAACTTTAAGACTATTAGTGACTTGGGATTTGGTGCTGGAGGCAAATTTATTGGCCCCACAGAAAGATTCCGCATGCCCAAATTACACGAATTGGTTAAATTGTGTGGAGTAAAGTGTAAATACGACCAAGGTATGTTTAAGCAGATGGAAGTACACGTGTTGAACACTTTGGAATGGAACTTGAATGATCCATCCATTGAAGAGTTTATTGTTGCTAGTCACGAATTTAGCATATTGGAGCAACAACATAGTAGTGGTGGCTATAGCCAAAACAATAATGGTGAAGGCTGTAACAATGGTGGTGTAGTAGTGGTATTTGGTAACTATGGTGGTGAATTGTTCAAAGTTAAGGAGTACTTGAGCTATGCTGCATTGTACAATTCTGAGTTGATTGATGTCAACTCTTTAGAATTGGGTCAAGTTGCACTTGACTTGATCAATGAGGTGTTCAATATTGACGAGCTGAGTCCCAATTATCAAGTTTTAAACAGTGATTGCGACAATGTTTTAAGTTTTGATCAGTTGAGGTACAATTTCATAAAGAGAAATTTGGTCAAGGCTGTGCTCGATAGCTCTGATTTTTTACTCAACTTGTTTGATTTTAGCGCACCACAGTTTTTATACCAACTGATTTCAATTCGATACAAAAGCCTGGGGCAACAGCACTCATTGTTTACAGAAGGTGCACCACTTTTGGCGCCATTACTGGTGCctattttccaaaaccaaTATCACTCATCAAGGTCGTCCTCTGTCTCGTCAACCGAGTCTACTGTACCTCGCTCAACTACACCGGCCACAACATGCAGCAATTCATCTATGTtgccaccaccacctcagcaacaacaaattaaTTACCAGAACCCAAACCAGAACCAAAAtcacaacaataacaataacaattcCTGTGCACCTTCTCAATTTAATTTTACAAGTGATGTTTCATCAATGCCAACACCCGTCATTCCATATGCTGTAACACAGCAAAGATCTCTTTTCCAAACGTCTACCCCACCAAGCCTGGCCAAACGGTCTATTCCAGCACCTTACCAATTGAATAATAACTTGAGTTCAACCATGATTCCAGTTTCATTGCCCCTCCCACGACAatatcagcaacaacaacagcagcaacaacaacagcaacaacagcaacaacaacagcaacaacagcagcaacatttGCAGTCAACTGCAAATAAGTTTCACAAGTGCAATTCTTTTGCCCACAGTCAATGGCGCAATACTCCAGAACCATTGGTTGGTCTAAACATTAGATGGAACACTTCGCAGTCTAGTGTAACTTCGTCGATGTCGAATACCTATGAGTGCAGTAATTCTGATAaatttgacaaatttgacaaatttgataaatttgATGTGTTTGATAAACCGCACGCTTCGATGATGAACCAAGGCAGTGTAAGTGGAAGAAGTGATAGTGTGGGTAGTGCAGCTACATCGATGAATGACAATGAGAGTCCAGTGATGCTTACAAAGAAATTACGGACACTGATCAACCAGTCGAGAGAAATGAAGGGAGCTTGGTGA